A part of Aspergillus flavus chromosome 1, complete sequence genomic DNA contains:
- a CDS encoding thiamine pyrophosphate-requiring enzyme (2-hydroxyphytanoyl-CoA lyase, putative) yields the protein MAVATGAQVIARTLRDVGVDVIFGIVGIPVVEIAEEAINLGIRFVAFRNEQACSYAASVYGYMTGRPGVCLVVGGPGVLHALAGIGNASANNFPLLVLAGSAETTAVTKGAFQEMDAISFLTPHTKFAVRTSSIDFIPGAVKNAYRTCWYGRPGPTFVDLPADIIQGKSAPGFRLPEPETLLVPSPPKASGDPALILKATQLLKTARSPLLIIGKGAAYARAESGIGRLVEQTQIPFLPTPMGKGVIPDSHPLNASSARSTALKQADVVLVLGARLNWILHFGEAPKWSPKAKIIQVDICAEEIGRNAGTAELGIVGDIELVVDQLVSSLSNWRYDPSPAEGRFPTLLAESAKKNEAKAQKAALRSTPQNTPLTYQRAYHIIKSTLNSLTPFEEGNIVYVSEGANTMDISRSMFPLNHPRQRLDAGTYATMGVGMGYIVAAHEAYNASPGSTKPKKIVALEGDSAFGFSAMEIETLARYKIPALIYVVNNSGIYHGDTTTEDAWKTLQEQTVANDTKSDDGKKGLRSTSLLYETRYEMLATMCGGKGYFVRTEEELEAATREGFSNDTVTVVNLIVEPGIGKKIGFAWQGTSAQDGQAKL from the exons ATGGCCGTGGCAACAGGTGCTCAAGTGATCGCTCGGACACTGCGCGATGTGGGTGTGGACGTTATCTTCGGCATTGTAGGAATTCCGGTGGTGGAGATCGCCGAGGAAGCTATCAACCTGGGCATTCGCTTTGTAGCGTTCCGCAACGAACAGGCATGCAGTTATGCGGCCAGCGTTTATGGATATATGACGGGACGACCAGGTGTCTGTCTCGTTGTAGGAGGGCCGGGTGTTCTCCATGCATTGGCGGGG ATTGGCAATGCCTCCGCAAATAATTTCCCActtcttgttcttgctgGCTCAGCCGAGACAACCGCTGTGACGAAGGGAGCCTTCCAAGAGATGGATGCCATCTCGTTCCTGACACCCCATACCAAGTTCGCGGTGCGAACGTCATCTATTGATTTCATCCCTGGTGCTGTCAAGAACGCCTATAGGACTTGTTGGTATGGTCGCCCCGGACCAACCTTTGTCGACTTACCTGCCGATATTATCCAGGGCAAGTCAGCTCCAGGGTTCCGTTTGCCAGAGCCAGAGACCTTGCTGGTCCCGTCCCCACCGAAGGCGAGCGGTGACCCGGCATTGATCCTCAAGgccacccaactactaaaGACGGCACGCTCGCCGCTCCTAATCATCGGCAAAGGCGCCGCATATGCGAGAGCAGAGTCCGGAATTGGCCGTTTAGTCGAGCAAACACAGATCCCATTCTTGCCCACGCCAATGGGCAAGGGTGTCATCCCGGACTCCCATCCACTGAATGCGTCCAGTGCACGCAGCACAGCCTTGAAACAGGCAGACGTAGTCCTGGTCCTCGGCGCGCGCCTAAACTGGATCCTACACTTCGGCGAAGCGCCCAAATGGTCCCCCAAAGCAAAGATCATCCAAGTGGACATCTGTGCAGAGGAGATCGGACGCAATGCCGGTACAGCAGAGCTAGGTATCGTCGGAGACATTGAACTGGTCGTAGACCAGTTAGTATCCTCTTTGTCAAATTGGCGATACGATCCTTCTCCCGCCGAAGGCCGGTTCCCAACACTCCTGGCCGAGTCAGCAAAGAAGAACGAAGCAAAAGCCCAGAAAGCGGCGCTTCGATCCACGCCCCAGAATACCCCCCTGACGTATCAACGCGCCTATCATATTATCAAGTCTACGCTGAACTCACTGACTCCCTTCGAAGAAGGGAACATCGTATACGTCTCCGAAGGTGCCAACACTATGGACATCTCTCGTTCGATGTTCCCGCTCAACCATCCCCGTCAACGTCTTGATGCCGGTACATATGCCACTATGGGCGTTGGCATGGGATACATCGTCGCTGCCCACGAGGCATACAACGCATCCCCGGGCAGCACCAAGCCTAAGAAGATCGTAGCTCTGGAAGGCGACAGTGCATTCGGCTTCAGCGCTATGGAAATCGAGACTTTGGCACGTTACAAAATCCCAGCGTTAATTTACGTAGTCAACAACTCTGGAATCTACCACGGAGACACCACGACAGAGGATGCCTGGAAGACCCTGCAGGAACAGACCGTAGCCAACGACACGAAATCAGACGACGGAAAGAAGGGACTACGCTCCACCAGTCTGCTGTACGAAACGCGGTACGAAATGCTGGCCACCATGTGCGGTGGAAAGGGGTACTTCGTTCGTACCGAGGAAGAACTCGAAGCTGCTACGCGGGAGGGATTCTCAAATGATACGGTCACGGTGGTGAATCTTATCGTTGAGCCTGGTATCGGGAAGAAGATTGGATTCGCATGGCAGGGGACTAGTGCACAAGATGGCCAGGCTAAACTGTGA
- a CDS encoding S-adenosyl-L-methionine-dependent methyltransferase has protein sequence MDSPVLSQLFRQLFRHPACQSLRSSSALAGRRAQCIQLSTPRQQCRPFLTRRSAARRKNVDDGMNWNKRGDYPKDIEQELKEFPLVTAKDLRHRRERPRQVKMLTREFIDDSLYNPHYGYFSKHATIFSPGEPFDFNNIEDGPAFHRMLGDRYTEFEDHLDEVQPDIARQLWHTPTELFRPYYGETIARYLVSNYKLTLYPYHDLIIYEMGAGNGTMMINILDFIRDTDYEVYQRTKFKIIEISSNLAGLQMKNLMDSINAAGHLDHVEIINKSIFDWDTYVHSPCFFLALEVIDNFSHDAIRYDTATELPQQGGVLIDADGEFHEYYNAQLDPVASRFLRVRQAAARREYPSPLGPKLTRGLRRSIPFQRSFTLPEYIPTRLMQFFDILDTYFPGHRLVASDFSSLPDAIPGINAPVVQTRYKRRTVPVSTPFVHQGYFDIFFPTDFNVVEDLYRATTGKLTQVMSHEDFVRRWAYIEDTETRSGENPLLTWYKNASMLMTV, from the exons ATGGACTCCCCAGTCCTCAGCCAGCTGTTCCGGCAGCTGTTCCGACATCCTGCCTGTCAGTCACTTCGGTCCTCATCAGCCCTCGCAGGCCGCAGGGCACAGTGCATTCAATTATCCACACCACGTCAACAATGCCGTCCATTTCTCACGCGACGTTCGGCAGCCAGGCGAAAGAATGTCGATGATGGCATGAACTGGAATAAAAGGGGCGACTACCCCAAAGATATCGAACAGGAGTTGAAGGAATTCCCGCTGGTCACGGCCAAAGACCTGCGCCATCGACGGGAGCGGCCACGACAGGTGAAGATGTTGACTAGAGAATTCATTGATG ACAGTCTATATAACCCCCACTATGGGTACTTCTCAAAGCACGCGACCATTTTCAGTCCCGGTGAACCATTCGATTTCAATAACATCGAGGACGGGCCAGCGTTCCATCGGATGTTAGGAGACCGGTATACAGAATTTGAAGACCACTTAGATGAGGTACAACCGGATATAGCTCGCCAGCTGTGGCATACACCCACGGAACTTTTCCGACCCTACTACGGAGAGACGATCGCACGGTACCTGGTATCGAACTACAAATTAACACTGTACCCGTACCACGATCTGATCATATACGAAATGGGTGCCGGAAACGGAACGATGATGATCAACATATTGGACTTCATCCGCGACACAGATTACGAGGTCTACCAGCGCACCAAGTTCAAGATCATCGAAATCTCGTCCAACCTCGCGGGCCTCCAGATGAAGAACCTGATGGACTCGATCAACGCCGCAGGCCATCTGGACCACGTCGAGATCATCAACAAGTCTATCTTCGACTGGGATACATACGTGCACTCCCCATGCTTCTTCCTTGCCCTCGAGGTCATCGACAACTTCTCCCACGATGCGATCCGCTACGATACCGCGACGGAACTCCCCCAGCAGGGCGGAGTGCTCATCGACGCGGACGGCGAATTCCACGAATACTACAATGCGCAGTTGGACCCCGTGGCCTCGCGGTTCCTCCGTGTGAGACAGGCTGCTGCACGCCGCGAATACCCTAGTCCGCTGGGCCCAAAGCTCACCCGCGGTCTGCGCAGGTCCATCCCCTTCCAGCGCTCTTTCACCCTCCCTGAATATATCCCCACCCGACTCATGCAATTCTTCGACATCCTGGATACATATTTCCCAGGACACCGGCTCGTCGCCAGTGATTTCAGTAGTCTTCCGGATGCCATTCCGGGTATTAATGCGCCCGTCGTGCAGACCCGGTACAAGCGCCGGACTGTGCCGGTGTCTACTCCATTT GTACATCAGGGGTActttgatattttcttccCTACGGACTTTAACGTCGTCGAGGACCTTTACCGGGCCACTACCGGGAAGTTAACCCAGGTCATGAGCCATGAAGACTTTGTCCGCCGCTGGGCATACATCGAAGACACTGAGACGAGAAGCGGCGAGAACCCGCTGTTGACCTGGTACAAGAACGCCAGCATGTTGATGACGGTATAA
- a CDS encoding putative cysteine synthase, with protein MWPERFLRRSSRATFNCVTFFLAVLEERFPLCQDYPIANMNDHSRVYIGTAFIAGALLTLGFKDLLYPELEQRLREYRARRHDQSTSDLQDLPAGVLAARPGPPVIVEGIEGCIGNTPLFRIKSLSDATGCEILGKAEFLNGAGQSSKDRVALSMIELAEEREILTPHSGDTIYEGTSGSTGISLATLARAKGYLAHICMPSDQAIEKSNLLLKLGAIVDRVPPAPIVEKDNFVNRARALANVHTATSTTKSNLEPLMPDPPEFSGPKAGRGFFADQFENEANWRAHFKGTGPEIYAQCNGRLDAFVAGAGTGGTISGVALFLKPRIPHLSVVLADPQGSGLYNRVRYGVMFDLKEKEGTRRRRQVDTIVEGIGINRVTANFEAGKELVDDAVRVTDAQALAMARWLVEKDGIFIGSSSAVNCFAAVKTAMKLGPGHRIVTVLSDSGSRHLSRFWARAGDVGGAVDTKLEDVLNAKDDH; from the exons ATGTGGCCCGAGCGTTTTCTCCGGCGTTCCTCCCGCGCGACCTTCAATTGCGTAACTTTCTTCCTCGCGGTCCTAGAAGAAAGGTTTCCTTTATGTCAGGATTACCCAATTGCGAATATGAATGACCATTCGCGTGTCTATATAGGTACAGCCTTCATAGCTGGGGCCCTCTTGACGCTGGGATTCAAGGATCTTCTCTATCCGGAGTTAGAACAGCGCCTCCGAGAATATCGAGCTCGACGTCATGATCAGTCTACAAGTGACCTACAGGATCTCCCCGCAGGTGTTCTAGCAGCTAGGCCCGGGCCTCCTGTGATTGTGGAGGGGATCGAGGGTTGTATAGGAAATACGCCCTTATTCCGAATCAAGTCCTTGTCCGACGCAACGGGATGTGAGATACTGGGAAAGGCTGAA TTTTTGAATGGAGCTGGCCAAAGCTCTAAAGACCGTGTCGCACTGAGCATGATCGAACTT GCTGAGGAACGAGAAATCTTGACACCCCATTCTGGAGATACAATATACGAGGGCACTTCTGGTTCAACTGGGATATCGTTGGCCACTCTGGCCCGTGCAAAGGGCTATCTGGCTCATAT CTGTATGCCATCTGATCAAGCGATTGAGAAATCAAACCTGCTTCTCAAACTCGGCGCAATTGTGGATCGTGTTCCGCCTGCTCCAATTGTGGAAAAGGACAACTTTGTTAATCGAGCACGAGCCCTCGCCAATGTTCATACAGCTACTTCAACTACAAAGTCAAACCTGGAACCTTTGATGCCCGATCCTCCAGAGTTTTCCGGGCCAAAAGCGGGAAGAGGCTTTTTTGCAGATCAGTTTGAGAACGAAGCGAACTGGAGGGCTCATTTCAAAGGCACGGGTCCCGAGATTTACGCTCAGTGCAACGGAAGACTCGATGCATTTGTTGCAGGAGCTGGGACCGGAGGCACAATCTCTGGTGTAGCGCTCTTCCTGAAGCCGCGTATACCTCACTTAAGTGTGGTGCTTGCTGATCCACAGGGCAGTGGACTTTACAACAGAGTTCGCTATGGCGTGATGTTTGAtctaaaagagaaagaaggtaCTAGAAGACGGCGGCAAGTTGACACTATTGTCGAGGGTATTGGAATCAACCGTGTGACAGCCAATTTTGAAGCAGGAAAGGAGCTggttgatgatgctgttAGAGTGACAGATGCCCAGGCCTTAGCAATGGCCAGGTGGCTTGTGGAAAAGGATGGCATCTTCATCGGGAGCAGTAGTGCTGTTAATT GCTTTGCAGCGGTCAAGACGGCAATGAAACTTGGTCCGGGCCACAGAATCGTCACAGTCCTATCTGATTCTGGCTCCAGACATCTTTCAAGATTCTGGGCTAGGGCCGGGGATGTCGGCGGGGCGGTAGACACAAAATTGGAGGACGTTTTGAATGCGAAGGATGACCACTAA
- a CDS encoding Myb-like DNA-binding domain protein, giving the protein MVMERPLKRPRLFFATDADDEPGDIDLQEARAQNDQRLKSIFEGIFEKYGKDFTDVGDEIDLQTGKIVVNNGHIQGMEDEDDTGEKGRWLFDTEESAPDDAATVHNISQYSETGADGDLLKEDDTYLQHSQGATQLQAGPDLDGPWESRESEALIAESDIDEDRSSVDSLLDTALSVQNGPDDPVRRENLIYTHEPVTKKAKPTAETSTQSRILQKHSSIEAVDSVWRVPEISGKFSTPPLSRSRPTVPFNVVRSASPPGAGSIWALPGTSRRNTDVTKRRSAKKHETSARKWKPQSSPIMCDWSFAQTPDGNESDDPLQENYQPSPTPKGGLKVRGKRLGSDTPSSRKDLVDNSKMSLLQDDHVTRLRQTSLDSAEDQRHTTELTNQPQTTVDDLAMDTQLETKSDTNIHDLLPETTQDSKITPIGYQSKPQDSTSPSKRARTTITPDEARLIVILRHVQGKKWKEIIDRLPWKKLAQLVQWNQLHWTERRANPPPLSMHWSSTERETLHDLKDQRDLTWHAVRARLPGRSIAEIEFELLRLWVGDDVWNTEQQDGTPASFSLD; this is encoded by the coding sequence ATGGTGATGGAGAGACCCCTCAAGAGACCTCGATTATTCTTTGCTACCGACGCAGATGACGAGCCAGGCGATATAGACCTACAGGAAGCGCGCGCGCAAAACGATCAACGCCTCAAATCGATCTTCGAGGGTATTTTCGAAAAATACGGCAAAGACTTTACGGATGTGGGAGATGAGATTGATTTACAAACTGGAAAGATAGTGGTGAATAATGGACATATCCAGGgaatggaagatgaggacgataCTGGCGAAAAAGGCCGTTGGCTGTTTGACACGGAAGAATCCGCACCCGATGACGCAGCTACGGTGCACAATATCTCTCAATATTCAGAAACAGGAGCCGATGGTGATCTTCTGAAAGAGGATGACACTTATCTTCAACACTCACAAGGAGCAACGCAGCTTCAAGCCGGGCCAGACCTCGATGGGCCTTGGGAGAGCAGAGAAAGTGAGGCGTTGATCGCCGAGTCAGATATCGACGAAGATAGGTCGAGTGTGGATTCTTTGTTGGATACAGCACTAAGTGTCCAGAACGGCCCGGACGATCCCGTTCGGCGGGAAAACCTGATATATACACACGAGCCCGTCacaaaaaaagcaaaacctaCGGCTGAGACATCCACCCAATCCCGAATCCTGCAGAAACACAGCTCTATAGAAGCGGTGGATTCGGTGTGGCGCGTCCCTGAAATTAGTGGTAAATTCTCTACGCCTCCATTGAGCAGATCACGACCAACGGTTCCTTTCAATGTCGTACGGTCCGCATCTCCACCCGGAGCAGGGTCTATCTGGGCACTTCCCGGGACGTCCAGGCGTAATACCGACGTTACGAAAAGGAGATCTGCAAAGAAACATGAAACCAGCGCTCGCAAGTGGAAGCCTCAGTCTAGTCCGATTATGTGCGACTGGTCTTTCGCACAGACACCGGATGGAAACGAATCCGACGACCCCTTACAGGAAAACTATCAGCCGTCGCCTACGCCAAAAGGGGGGCTAAAAGTTAGAGGCAAACGACTCGGATCGGATACTCCGAGCAGCAGGAAGGACCTAGTTGATAATAGCAAGATGTCTCTTTTGCAGGATGATCATGTCACTCGGCTCCGCCAGACTTCACTCGACTCCGCGGAAGACCAGCGCCACACTACGGAATTAACAAATCAACCACAGACCACCGTTGACGATCTGGCTATGGATACGCAGCTTGAAACCAAGAGCGACACTAATATTCATGATCTCTTGCCGGAAACCACACAGGACTCAAAAATCACACCGATTGGGTATCAATCCAAACCCCAGGACTCCACTAGCCCAAGCAAGCGTGCCAGAACGACTATTACACCAGATGAAGCTAGGCTGATTGTGATTTTGAGACACGTGCAGGGGAAAAAATGGAAGGAGATTATAGACCGTTTACCGTGGAAAAAGCTAGCGCAACTTGTCCAATGGAATCAATTACACTGGACTGAGCGCCGGGCGAACCCACCTCCACTATCCATGCATTGGTCGAGTACAGAGCGAGAGACTCTTCATGACCTCAAGGACCAACGCGACCTTACATGGCATGCGGTCCGCGCAAGGTTGCCTGGACGATCTATCGCGGAGATAGAATTTGAGCTCTTGAGACTCTGGGTGGGCGATGATGTGTGGAACACCGAACAACAGGATGGTACTCCAGCATCTTTCAGTTTGGATTAG
- a CDS encoding autophagy protein Apg6, with amino-acid sequence MEVHLQTTTNMYCQKCRTQLKLDGSLDSLNPAAFDLLTSSTGKTVPEQGTASSSRNSFPQERRDLYDRVSKKVTSPVYRRSIPAPRQVGSNQNNPPRLGRGDSGNMSFVMLTESQVGPPHATIGVNGDNTPKGKQPLSTQNADREIDDGSFADQVERTSRLFEIISSRSDIDHPICTECTEMLVDGLQKRLVDATKERDAYISFLRNLNSSVPTAEELEAAEKSLKETLEAEEAAFAELVALEQEKAALDEEIADLEEEARQLDVEEERFWRDRNTFSLTLADFQNERDALNMRYDHDSRQLERLQRTNVYNDAFCIGHDGYFGTINGLRLGRLTNPSVDWPEINAAWGQTALLLATIADKLGFEFQGYQLKPMGSMSRIEKIEYPRGSPAQSTVGGGSATPSAPPKITTLDLFSSGDLPLNLPWLHRRFDAGMVAFLECLRQLGEFVENTPAPMPSNRRGHTGIAAPGLKLPYAIKRDKIGDASIKLGFHNNDETWTRACKYTLTCCKFLLAHASNVASAGSNNSADIAAAAGPANK; translated from the exons ATGGAAGTACATCTTCAAACAACTACCAACATGTACTGCCAAAAATGTCGAACTCAGTTAAAGCTGGATGGCTCTCTGGACTCACTCAATCCAGCTGCCTTCGATCTGCTTACCA GCTCTACAGGTAAAACCGTACCGGAGCAAGGAActgcctcttcctccagaaATTCGTTTCCTCAAGAAAGGCGAGACCTGTACGACCGTGTGTCCAAGAAAGTTACGTCTCCGGTCTATCGAAGATCAATTCCTGCTCCGCGTCAAGTTGGCAGTAACCAGAACAACCCTCCTAGGCTGGGACGAGGAGACAGTGGGAACATGTCCTTCGTTATGCTTACGGAGTCTCAAGTTGGGCCACCGCATGCGACAATTGGTGTCAATGGCGACAACACCCCGAAAGGCAAACAACCCCTCAGCACTCAAAATGCTGATCGTGAAATAGACGATGGATCATTTGCGGACCAAGTTGAGCGAACAAGCCGCCTCTTTGAAATAATCTCCTCTCGCTCTGACATTGACCATCCGATCTGCACCGAATGCACGGAAATGCTCGTGGACGGGCTCCAGAAACGACTGGTAGATGCCACGAAGGAGCGAGATGCTTATATTTCATTCTTGCGGAATCTTAATTCATCCGTACCAACGGCTGAGGAACTCGAAGCGGCTGAAAAGTCCCTTAAGGAAACGTTGGAGGCAGAGGAGGCTGCGTTCGCAGAACTTGTAGCACTGGAACAGGAAAAAGCAGCCTTGGATGAAGAGATAGCTGACCTTGAAGAGGAGGCTCGTCAATTAGACGTCGAAGAGGAAAGGTTTTGGCGCGACCGCAACACCTTTTCTCTAACATTGGCCGATTTTCAAAATGAGCGGGATGCTCTTAATATGAGATACGACCATGACTCGCGGCAGCTTGAAAGGCTACAAAGGACTAATGTTTATAACGATGCTTTCTGCATTGGCCATGATGGATACTTTGGAACTATAAACGGCTTGCGACTTGGGCGCCTTACAAACCCATCCGTAGATTGGCCGGAAATTAACGCAGCTTGGGGCCAGACAGCTTTATTGCTGGCCACCATCGCGGATAAACTGGGCTTTGAATTTCAAGGGTACCAACTCAAGCCAATGGGGTCGATGTCCAGAATTGAAAAAATTGAATATCCACGGGGATCACCAGCACAGTCCACCGTCGGTGGGGGTAGCGCGACTCCGTCGGCGCCGCCCAAGATTACGACCCTTGACTTGTTCTCCTCTGGCGACCTGCCACTCAACCTTCCTTGGCTTCACCGCCGGTTCGATGCAGGAATGGTGGCTTTCTTGGAGTGCCTACGTCAGCTTGGGGAGTTTGTGGAGAACACGCCAGCTCCGATGCCATCAAATCGACGAGGCCATACCGGAATCGCCGCTCCGGGCTTGAAGCTTCCATATGCTATCAAGCGAGATAAAATTGGAGATGCGAGTATCAAGTTGGGCTTTCACAATAATGATGAGACTTGGACCCGTGCTTGCAAATACACACTGACCTGTTGCAAGTTCTTGTTAGCCCATGCAAGCAATGTTGCTAGCGCTGGCTCCAATAACTCTGCAGACATTGCAGCCGCAGCTGGTCCCGCAAACAAATAA
- a CDS encoding Clr5 domain-containing protein — protein sequence MDGSIPPPSAISPISPSPSTSSAIFRPRRSDDWHEYRPIIEQLYRDNQLKLRDVKRIMERDYKFHASEKQYKDRLAAWHVRKNIKAKEVHVMIRKQQKRAARGKQTGFRVAGQEVDSKRIARFVRRYGTNWDNKGRAESQSQSPPQLQLQSQPETQPQTHRSSPEPDTPSDMSCYTPEPDARDRSSTLSPLPETMSPRSHDKLKIEQTPASEIDDTQSLPTTTYSPSLPNETPKTTDDVSWKDLDSFQNRLLALHETLEASMAGFIYPNEEENRTPLL from the exons ATGGATGGCTCCATCCCTCCGCCGTCCGCTATTTCTCCCATTTCTCCCTCGCCATCCACTTCCTCAGCCATCTTTCGCCCCCGCAGATCCGACGACTGGCACGAGTACCGTCCGATCATCGAACAACTCTATCGTGACAATCAATTAAAGCTCAGAGATGTCAAGAGAATTATGGAGCGTGATTATAAGTTCCATGCATC AGAAAAACAATACAAAGACCGGCTGGCAGCCTGGCATGTTCGGAAGAACATAAAAGCCAAAGAAGTTCATGTGATGATTCGAAAACAACAGAAACGAGCTGCCCGAGGAAAGCAAACTGGCTTTCGAGTTGCCGGTCAAGAAGTGGATTCGAAACGTATCGCTCGTTTCGTCCGTAGATACGGCACTAACTGGGACAACAAAGGTCGCGCCGAGTCTCAGTCCCAATCTCCACCTCAACTTCAACTTCAGTCTCAACCCGAAACCCAACCGCAGACCCATCGGTCAAGCCCAGAGCCTG ATACTCCGTCTGATATGAGTTGCTATACGCCGGAGCCCGATGCTAGAGATAGAAGTTCGACTTTGTCTCCCTTGCCAGAGACGATGTCACCTCGCA GTCACGACAAGCTTAAGATAGAACAAACTCCTGCTTCAGAGATTGATGATACTCAATCTTTGCCGACAACAACTTATAGCCCCAGCTTACCAAACGAGACACCTAAAACCACAGATGATGTGTCATGGAAGGATCTTGATTCCTTTCAAAATcgtcttcttgctcttcacGAAACTCTTGAGGCTTCGATGGCCGGATTTATATACCctaatgaagaagaaaaccgCACACCCCTTTTATGA
- a CDS encoding peroxisomal biogenesis protein peroxin (peroxisomal membrane protein) has protein sequence MASVSPPKPWERAGATAGGNALSASPTGGSVASSAMTATAAAPAATTSTTASTTSAAPDLPSRPNSLNTVVNRTASNYSPYGASRLGASPYGGYGGYGSYSSPYSRFGSMGSMYGGYGGYGGMYGGMGGMGGMYGGMPGDPNDPNSLTNSFSQSTQATFQMIESIVGAFGGFAQMLESTYMATHSSFFAMVSVAEQLGNLRTTLGSALGIYTMIRWFKTLIAKITGRPPPADATSLTPAAFAAFIHGRSSPATLPDGSPAPPKPSKKPFIMFLLAVFGLPYLMSKLIQSLARSQEERQKLMIGPNGEPVQQAPLDPSKLDFCRVLYDYTPETQETNGIDLAVKKGDIVAVLSKSDPTGNASEWWRCRARDGRVGYLPGPYLETIQRKPQQQAITSGGEASSRTNSMQARVSDEIPANEKKPELKGKMGDISPESFQKSAFYS, from the exons ATGGCATCGGTTTCGCCACCCAAGCCTTGGGAGAGAGCGGGTGCCACAGCGGGTG GAAACGCATTATCAGCATCACCTACTGGCGGCTCAGTCGCCTCTTCTGCGATGACTGCCACAGCCGCGGCACCAGCCGCGACCACATCTACAACCGCCTCAACAACATCTGCCGCCCCCGACCTTCCCTCTCGTCCTAATTCGCTAAATACCGTTGTAAATCGCACCGCGTCGAACTATTCGCCATATGGTGCCTCCCGGCTTGGAGCTAGCCCATATGGAGGGTACGGTGGCTATGGCTCATACTCCTCGCCATATTCCCGCTTTGGCTCCATGGGGTCAATGTACGGAGGGTATGGAGGTTATGGCGGCATGTACGGTGGAATGGGTGGCATGGGTGGGATGTACGGCGGCATGCCTGGTGATCCCAATGACCCCAACAGCTTGACCAATTCCTTCAGTCAAAGCACACAAGCCACGTTTCAGATGATTGAAAGTATTGTGGGCGCATTCGGCGGATTCGCTCAGATGCTTGAGAGCACCTATATGGCAACCCATAGCTCATTCTTTG CAATGGTGTCAGTTGCAGAGCAGCTCGGGAATTTGCGTACTACCTTGGGTTCAGCCCTTGGAATCTACACTATGATTCGGTGGTTTAAGACGTTGATTGCTAAGATTACTGGCCGCCCTCCTCCGGCGGATGCCACTTCTCTGACTCCCGCTGCCTTTGCGGCATTTATCCACGGTCGGAGTTCGCCGGCTACCCTTCCGGACGGCTCTCCCGCCCCCCCTAAGCCATCGAAGAAGCCATTCATTATGTTCCTCCTTGCTGTTTTCGGACTTCCTTACCTGATGAGTAAACTCATCCAGTCACTCGCCCGCTCCCAAGAGGAACGCCAAAAGCTCATGATCGGGCCAAACGGCGAGCCCGTACAACAGGCACCATTGGATCCTTCGAAGCTTGACTTCTGTCGGGTCTTGTACGACTACACCCCTGAGACTCAGGAGACCAATGGAATTGATCTGGCCGTGAAGAAGGGCGATATCGTCGCTGTTCTTAGCAAGTCAGATCCCACAGGCAACGCATCGGAATGGTGGCGATGCCGCGCCCGGGACGGCCGCGTCGGGTATCTCCCCGGGCCATATCTAGAGACTATCCAGCGGAAGCCACAACAGCAGGCGATCACATCGGGTGGCGAGGCAAGCAGCCGTACCAACAGCATGCAAGCTCGCGTCTCGGACGAAATCCCGGCAAACGAAAAGAAGCCTGAACTCAAAGGAAAGATGGGCGACATCTCTCCAGAAAGCTTCCAGAAAAGTGCTTTCTACTCGTAA